From the Rhodococcus sp. NBC_00297 genome, one window contains:
- a CDS encoding condensation domain-containing protein: MEFTELADHPLPRGVVTEWIPTVTATDRWYRDDRPLAYTHEEHCRHSLAKAATGSSDEIGAAWIGAVFEIHDRYDAEALRRALRAWTARHETFRSTVTTDGVDADGGARLARSTVPEDAVDVVPRVLGRRRTGSDVHADVSDFFARTLSPFRWPHCVVATVEDIAPSSSTEEDDETDRFLLVFGADHSVMDAYSMLLAVSELRRLYEFEIHARDPRLAAIGSHLDFSVVDRETGDCLTPDHEVVRTWSSFLSDGSFPPFPLPVGADDEHGPERQSSLSRYLLSAADTDALAAHTRARGASMTAAVVGALALTSRDLAGERRLRVTMPMHTRFEPQYAESVGWYVGVVPVDVHVDPGSDVDDAVRRAAAGLDAVKGYARQPYSRVARLLNVDSVPQFVVSYLDLRHTPDAESWPLWNTRTLRSATASRDEVYFWILRTPLGLSIAARFPGHEEAVRNVHAYLARFQEVLRESAGAVVESGADRTVHA; this comes from the coding sequence ATGGAATTCACCGAGCTCGCCGATCACCCGCTCCCCCGGGGCGTGGTGACCGAGTGGATCCCCACCGTCACCGCGACCGACCGCTGGTATCGGGACGACCGACCACTGGCCTACACGCACGAGGAACATTGCCGTCACAGCCTCGCCAAGGCTGCCACGGGATCCTCGGACGAGATCGGCGCCGCCTGGATCGGGGCGGTGTTCGAGATCCACGACCGGTACGACGCCGAGGCGCTGCGTCGTGCTCTGCGCGCGTGGACCGCTCGCCACGAGACCTTCCGCTCGACGGTCACGACGGACGGCGTCGACGCCGACGGCGGCGCCCGTCTCGCCCGCTCCACCGTCCCGGAGGATGCGGTGGACGTGGTTCCGCGTGTACTCGGGCGTCGGCGCACTGGATCCGACGTGCACGCCGACGTCTCCGACTTCTTCGCCCGCACCCTGTCGCCGTTCCGGTGGCCGCACTGCGTGGTCGCCACGGTCGAGGACATCGCCCCGAGTTCGTCGACCGAGGAGGACGACGAGACGGACCGGTTCCTGCTCGTCTTCGGAGCCGATCACTCCGTCATGGACGCGTACTCGATGCTGTTGGCCGTCAGCGAACTCCGCCGACTGTACGAGTTCGAGATCCACGCGCGCGATCCACGGCTGGCGGCGATCGGCAGTCATCTCGACTTCAGCGTCGTCGACCGGGAGACCGGTGACTGCCTGACCCCCGACCACGAGGTGGTCCGCACCTGGTCGTCCTTCCTCTCCGACGGCAGCTTCCCCCCGTTCCCCCTCCCGGTCGGCGCCGACGACGAGCACGGTCCCGAGCGGCAGAGCAGTCTCTCCCGCTACCTGTTGAGTGCGGCGGACACCGACGCGCTCGCCGCACACACCCGCGCGCGGGGTGCGTCCATGACCGCGGCCGTGGTCGGTGCGCTGGCACTGACCTCCCGCGACCTCGCTGGTGAACGCCGACTGCGAGTGACCATGCCCATGCACACGCGCTTCGAGCCCCAGTACGCCGAATCGGTCGGCTGGTACGTGGGAGTGGTGCCGGTCGACGTCCACGTCGACCCCGGCTCGGACGTGGACGACGCCGTGCGCCGCGCCGCCGCCGGCCTGGACGCCGTCAAGGGCTATGCACGCCAGCCGTACTCCCGTGTCGCGCGGCTGCTGAACGTGGACTCGGTGCCGCAGTTCGTGGTGTCCTATCTCGATCTGCGGCACACCCCCGATGCCGAGTCGTGGCCGCTGTGGAACACGCGCACACTCCGCAGTGCCACCGCCTCCCGCGACGAGGTCTACTTCTGGATTCTCCGCACGCCGCTCGGCCTCAGCATCGCGGCCCGGTTCCCCGGCCACGAGGAGGCGGTCCGCAACGTGCACGCCTACCTCGCCCGATTCCAGGAGGTGTTGCGCGAGTCCGCCGGCGCCGTCGTCGAGAGCGGGGCGGACAGGACGGTGCACGCATGA
- a CDS encoding glycosyltransferase family 2 protein produces MNRLSLSVVVPAFDEEECIGACLDLLCTQLDCITEIIVVDNNSADGTRDVVRRHATDHPEIRVVTEKQQGLVFARNAGMDAASGDLVARIDADTRVPDDWAATILDFFAADVDQHWAAACGRGEAYELPYGDAAARIKARWSPLARRSPSTPEVRDVPVLYGSNMILRRETWKLIREDVSLRRDVFEDVDMGLCVQESGGRNAFLPSLTVGVSPRRMESGMRSFVRYMACLPRTLRLHRRHALAAAALVLYVPGVSVLHACRLVMIRAYDSDSGSFSARHLLRPRTDRGMP; encoded by the coding sequence ATGAACCGACTGTCCCTGTCCGTCGTCGTCCCGGCATTCGACGAGGAGGAGTGCATCGGCGCGTGCCTGGACCTGCTGTGCACCCAGCTCGACTGCATCACCGAGATCATCGTCGTGGACAACAACTCCGCGGACGGCACCCGTGACGTCGTGCGACGACATGCCACGGACCACCCCGAGATCCGCGTGGTGACCGAGAAGCAGCAGGGTCTCGTCTTCGCCCGGAACGCCGGTATGGATGCGGCGTCCGGGGATCTCGTCGCCCGGATCGATGCCGACACCCGCGTGCCCGATGACTGGGCGGCAACGATTCTCGACTTCTTCGCCGCCGACGTCGATCAGCACTGGGCCGCCGCGTGCGGACGCGGTGAGGCGTACGAGCTGCCCTACGGCGACGCGGCCGCCCGCATCAAGGCGCGGTGGTCACCGCTCGCCCGGCGGTCGCCGTCCACCCCAGAGGTCCGCGACGTTCCGGTCCTGTACGGCTCGAACATGATCCTGCGCCGCGAGACGTGGAAGCTGATCCGCGAGGACGTCTCGCTGCGCCGCGACGTCTTCGAGGACGTCGACATGGGGCTCTGCGTCCAGGAGTCGGGCGGGCGCAACGCCTTTCTGCCCTCCCTCACCGTGGGAGTGTCGCCGCGCCGAATGGAATCGGGAATGCGGTCATTCGTCCGCTACATGGCGTGCCTCCCCCGAACCCTGCGACTGCATCGACGCCACGCGCTCGCGGCGGCAGCGCTCGTGCTGTACGTGCCGGGGGTGTCCGTGCTCCACGCCTGCCGACTCGTGATGATCCGCGCCTACGACAGCGACAGCGGATCCTTCTCCGCGCGACATCTCCTGCGCCCCCGCACCGATCGCGGAATGCCTTGA
- a CDS encoding glycosyltransferase: MQVTLAFQGSRGDVQPGVVLATELERRGHRVVLAVPPNLVAFAASAGLDARPCGVDTAELLTSPLVTRDMASRNPRRRLAAITAVTVAGGRAARAALTDLAAGSDVLVGSSVGQESAYDVAEVHSIPYAPLHFCPVRSNGVASVVPVPSALPGFVHRAAWWALDTTLWRASRGAHTTLRAELGLPPMTSSVAGALARSGVTEIQAYDAALFPGLTEEWGPARPLTGFLHPDARTRAAVQRAAPVTDGLDSWLRAGTPPVYIGFGSMTVPGGAALLDELVAAVRRAGRRVLLVGGWDDRLLRENAPGSSEFGHDVLSVSAVDHTAVLPQCEAVVHHGGAGSTAAGLRAGRPTLVCHVGADQPLWGRRVVASRVGASVAARSASSASLDAALARVLHPRTRSAAERLADSLVSPTDAVRRCADLVEAAAQRRTAPLHPTASRTETSR, translated from the coding sequence ATGCAGGTCACGTTGGCATTTCAGGGAAGTAGAGGCGACGTGCAGCCCGGCGTCGTCCTGGCCACCGAGCTGGAACGACGTGGACACCGTGTGGTGCTCGCCGTTCCGCCGAACCTCGTCGCCTTCGCCGCGTCCGCCGGACTCGATGCTCGCCCGTGCGGTGTGGACACCGCGGAGCTGCTCACCTCGCCCCTCGTGACCCGAGACATGGCCTCGCGCAACCCGCGCCGCCGGCTGGCAGCCATCACGGCCGTCACCGTCGCGGGAGGTCGCGCCGCGCGAGCCGCGCTGACCGACCTGGCCGCCGGCAGCGATGTCCTCGTGGGGTCGTCCGTCGGTCAGGAGAGCGCGTACGACGTGGCTGAGGTGCACTCGATCCCCTACGCACCCCTGCACTTCTGCCCGGTTCGCAGCAACGGCGTCGCCTCCGTCGTCCCGGTACCGTCGGCCCTCCCGGGGTTCGTGCACCGCGCGGCGTGGTGGGCGCTCGACACCACACTGTGGCGCGCCTCCCGTGGTGCGCACACCACCCTCCGAGCAGAACTCGGACTTCCGCCCATGACATCCAGTGTCGCTGGGGCGCTGGCGCGTTCCGGCGTCACCGAGATCCAGGCGTACGACGCGGCGCTGTTCCCCGGGCTCACGGAGGAATGGGGCCCGGCGCGACCTCTCACCGGTTTCCTGCATCCCGACGCCCGCACTCGCGCCGCGGTGCAGCGAGCTGCCCCGGTCACCGACGGTCTCGATTCCTGGCTCCGCGCGGGCACACCACCGGTGTACATCGGGTTCGGCAGCATGACGGTCCCCGGCGGCGCGGCTCTTCTCGACGAACTCGTCGCTGCCGTTCGGCGTGCCGGGAGACGCGTTCTGCTCGTCGGCGGCTGGGACGACCGGCTGCTGCGCGAGAACGCCCCCGGTTCCAGCGAGTTCGGGCACGATGTCCTCTCGGTGTCGGCCGTCGACCACACCGCGGTGCTCCCTCAGTGCGAGGCCGTCGTCCACCACGGCGGCGCCGGGTCCACCGCGGCCGGTCTGCGCGCCGGTCGACCCACCCTCGTGTGTCACGTCGGTGCCGATCAACCCCTGTGGGGACGACGCGTCGTCGCCTCGCGAGTCGGCGCGAGCGTCGCCGCACGATCGGCGTCCTCCGCCTCGCTCGATGCCGCTCTGGCCCGGGTGCTCCACCCACGGACACGTTCTGCTGCAGAGCGTCTCGCGGATTCCCTCGTCTCGCCCACCGATGCGGTCCGGCGGTGCGCCGACCTCGTCGAGGCGGCAGCGCAGCGCCGCACGGCCCCGCTGCACCCGACCGCCTCGCGAACGGAGACCTCCCGATGA
- a CDS encoding glycosyltransferase, whose product MRIVMAVSGTRGDVQPAVVLGSDLAGRGHHVVMAVPPNLVHLARGVGLETVPFGYDTREHMNSDLVRHGLSRGSVADRARALAALWNFGWDHMVTELRDVVDTTAPDVLLTGITTEQIALPLAEARGIGLVALHHAPVRANPRYSPVPGIDGAPAAVVGLAWTVLDHVLWTATRRRENTLRRSLGIPTVSSPLPGRMARRRTVEIQAYDRVFCPELAVDWDGTRPLTGFLEVCPELRARMDPQPSDPSLDEWIDDGPPPVYVGFGSMPVTNPAAVLAAVADAAVRVGERVLLCAGWNDVDSADALGDHVRVTGAVDHAAVFPRCRAVVHHGGAGTTAAGLRAGRPTVVCSVSSDQPFWGRRVVALSCGAAMSASDITAQSLEKALRLALTPEAAAGAAAVAAAMTSPAEAVRRASDLVESARPAPTDAVVA is encoded by the coding sequence GTGCGTATCGTCATGGCCGTCAGCGGAACGCGAGGCGACGTACAACCTGCCGTCGTCCTGGGTTCGGATCTGGCGGGCCGGGGCCACCACGTGGTCATGGCAGTTCCGCCCAACCTCGTGCACCTGGCCCGCGGGGTCGGACTCGAGACGGTGCCGTTCGGGTACGACACCCGCGAGCACATGAACTCGGACCTGGTCCGTCACGGCCTGTCCCGCGGGTCGGTCGCCGACCGTGCGCGGGCGCTCGCCGCACTGTGGAACTTCGGGTGGGACCATATGGTGACGGAACTGCGCGACGTCGTCGACACCACGGCGCCGGACGTGCTGCTCACCGGCATCACCACCGAACAGATCGCGCTGCCCCTCGCCGAGGCGCGCGGGATCGGTCTCGTCGCGCTGCATCACGCGCCGGTGCGCGCCAACCCGCGGTACTCACCTGTGCCCGGCATCGACGGTGCGCCGGCTGCGGTCGTCGGACTGGCCTGGACCGTGCTGGACCACGTCCTGTGGACGGCGACCCGGCGGCGCGAGAACACGCTGCGCCGCTCCCTGGGCATCCCCACGGTGTCGTCACCGCTTCCCGGTCGCATGGCCCGTCGCCGGACCGTCGAGATCCAGGCCTACGACCGGGTGTTCTGCCCCGAACTCGCCGTCGACTGGGACGGCACGCGTCCCCTCACCGGTTTCCTCGAGGTGTGCCCGGAGCTGCGGGCACGGATGGATCCGCAGCCGTCCGACCCGTCCCTGGACGAGTGGATCGACGACGGCCCCCCGCCCGTCTACGTCGGCTTCGGATCCATGCCGGTGACGAACCCGGCGGCCGTCCTGGCCGCCGTCGCGGATGCCGCGGTGCGCGTGGGCGAACGGGTTCTGCTGTGCGCCGGCTGGAACGACGTCGACTCCGCAGACGCGCTCGGTGATCACGTCCGTGTGACCGGCGCCGTCGACCACGCCGCGGTCTTCCCCCGATGCCGCGCCGTCGTGCACCACGGCGGCGCGGGGACCACCGCGGCGGGACTGCGGGCCGGGCGGCCGACGGTGGTGTGCTCGGTGTCGTCGGATCAGCCCTTCTGGGGTCGGCGGGTCGTCGCCCTGTCGTGCGGCGCCGCGATGTCCGCCTCCGACATCACGGCGCAGTCGTTGGAGAAGGCGTTGCGCCTCGCTCTGACGCCCGAGGCGGCCGCGGGCGCTGCTGCCGTGGCCGCCGCCATGACGAGTCCCGCGGAGGCGGTTCGCCGCGCGTCCGACCTCGTGGAGTCGGCCCGCCCCGCACCGACGGACGCGGTGGTCGCATGA
- a CDS encoding acyl-CoA carboxylase subunit beta codes for MTSVQDASAQESVAREETGAAAPDIHTTAGKLAELAARQAQAEKPMGEAAVEKVHAKGKLTARERITALLDEGSFVELDALARHRSVNFGLADNRPFGDGVVTGYGTVDGRDVCVFSQDATVFGGSLGEIYGEKIVKVMDLALKTGRPLVGINEGAGARIQEGVVSLGLYGEIFHRNVRMSGVVPQISLIMGPAAGGHVYSPALTDFVVMVDKTSQMFVTGPDVIKTVTGENVTMEDLGGAHTHMEKSGVAHYVASGEQDALDYVRELLGYLPSNNQATAPRLAPSDPIDGAIADSLTAEDLELDTLIPDSPNTPYDMHEVIRRILDDDEFLEVQEGRARNIIVGFGRVDGRSVGIVANQPTAFAGTLDIDASEKAARFVRTCDCFNIPIITLVDVPGFLPGTDQEFNGIIRRGAKLLYAYGEATVGKITVITRKAYGGAYDVMGSKHMGADLNLAWPTAQIAVMGASGAVGFVYRKRLLEAAKNGDDVDALRLELQNEYEDTLVNPYVAAERGYVDAVIPPSHTRGQIVTALRLLERKMVTLPPKKHGNIPL; via the coding sequence ATGACGAGTGTTCAGGATGCGTCCGCGCAGGAATCAGTGGCTCGAGAAGAGACGGGGGCTGCCGCACCCGACATCCACACCACTGCCGGAAAGCTGGCCGAGCTCGCCGCCCGCCAGGCCCAGGCCGAGAAGCCCATGGGCGAGGCGGCCGTGGAGAAGGTGCACGCCAAGGGCAAGCTCACCGCCCGCGAACGCATCACCGCCCTCCTCGACGAGGGCTCGTTCGTCGAACTCGACGCCCTCGCCCGCCACCGCTCCGTCAACTTCGGCCTCGCCGACAACCGCCCCTTCGGCGACGGCGTCGTCACCGGCTACGGCACCGTCGACGGCCGCGACGTGTGCGTGTTCTCCCAGGACGCCACCGTCTTCGGCGGCAGCCTCGGCGAGATCTACGGCGAGAAGATCGTCAAGGTCATGGACCTCGCCCTCAAGACCGGACGCCCCCTCGTCGGCATCAACGAGGGCGCCGGCGCCCGTATCCAGGAAGGCGTCGTCTCCCTCGGCCTCTACGGCGAGATCTTCCACCGCAACGTCCGCATGTCCGGCGTCGTCCCCCAGATCTCGCTGATCATGGGACCGGCCGCGGGCGGGCACGTCTACTCCCCGGCGCTGACCGACTTCGTCGTCATGGTCGACAAGACCTCCCAGATGTTCGTCACCGGACCCGACGTCATCAAGACCGTCACCGGCGAGAACGTCACCATGGAGGACCTCGGCGGCGCCCACACCCACATGGAGAAGTCCGGCGTCGCCCACTACGTCGCCTCCGGCGAGCAGGACGCCCTCGACTACGTCCGCGAACTCCTGGGCTACCTCCCCTCCAACAACCAGGCCACCGCGCCCCGCCTTGCCCCCTCGGACCCCATCGACGGGGCCATCGCCGACTCCCTCACCGCCGAGGATCTGGAACTCGACACCCTGATCCCGGATTCGCCGAACACCCCGTACGACATGCACGAGGTCATCCGCCGCATCCTCGACGACGACGAGTTCCTCGAGGTGCAGGAAGGGCGCGCCCGCAACATCATCGTCGGGTTCGGCCGCGTCGACGGGCGCAGCGTCGGCATCGTCGCCAACCAGCCCACCGCGTTCGCCGGCACCCTCGACATCGACGCGTCCGAGAAGGCCGCCCGGTTCGTGCGCACCTGCGACTGCTTCAACATCCCGATCATCACCCTCGTCGACGTCCCCGGCTTCCTGCCCGGCACCGATCAGGAGTTCAACGGCATCATCCGCCGCGGCGCGAAACTGCTCTACGCCTACGGCGAGGCCACCGTCGGCAAGATCACCGTCATCACCCGCAAGGCGTACGGCGGCGCATACGACGTGATGGGGTCCAAGCACATGGGCGCCGATCTCAACCTCGCGTGGCCCACCGCGCAGATCGCCGTCATGGGCGCCTCCGGCGCCGTCGGCTTCGTCTACCGCAAACGTCTCCTCGAGGCCGCCAAGAACGGTGACGACGTCGACGCACTGCGCCTCGAGCTGCAGAACGAGTACGAGGACACCCTCGTCAACCCGTACGTCGCCGCCGAACGCGGCTACGTCGACGCGGTGATCCCCCCGAGCCACACCCGCGGACAGATCGTCACCGCACTGCGCCTGCTCGAACGCAAGATGGTCACCCTGCCTCCGAAGAAGCACGGCAACATCCCGCTCTAG
- a CDS encoding biotin--[acetyl-CoA-carboxylase] ligase — MWENLDRPPLDGRALTRALVEGPRGSWSRVDVVARTGSTNADLLAVADTAGDRTALIADVQDAGRGRHSRSFTAPARSQVIVSALVKLPGVPPGSVGWLPLLTGVAVVDVLRTVTEVDAVLKWPNDVLIRGDESSGYAGGKVAGILVEVASTHPVVTAVSGVGINVSLTEAELPVPTATSLQLAGAAVIDRGTVVRAFLRAMGSALDEWRESGWDTAPIAELYRSRCDTLGRRVRVTMPGDTELVGVATDIDEHGRVVIVPESGDTTPVAVSAGDVTHLRALDA, encoded by the coding sequence ATGTGGGAGAACCTGGACAGACCGCCGCTCGACGGGCGTGCGCTCACCCGCGCACTCGTCGAGGGACCCCGCGGATCGTGGTCGCGTGTCGACGTCGTGGCGCGGACCGGATCGACCAACGCGGACCTGCTGGCCGTCGCCGACACCGCCGGTGACCGCACCGCGCTGATCGCCGACGTCCAGGACGCGGGCCGCGGACGGCACTCGCGGTCGTTCACCGCTCCCGCGCGGTCGCAGGTCATCGTGTCGGCGCTGGTCAAGCTGCCCGGCGTGCCGCCCGGATCGGTGGGGTGGCTCCCGCTGCTCACCGGTGTCGCGGTGGTCGACGTGCTGCGCACCGTCACCGAGGTCGACGCGGTGCTCAAGTGGCCCAACGACGTCCTCATCCGCGGCGACGAGTCGTCCGGCTACGCCGGAGGCAAGGTGGCGGGCATCCTGGTGGAGGTGGCCTCGACCCATCCCGTCGTGACGGCGGTGTCCGGAGTCGGCATCAACGTCAGCCTCACCGAGGCGGAGCTGCCCGTCCCGACGGCGACGTCCCTGCAACTGGCCGGCGCGGCGGTGATCGATCGCGGCACCGTGGTGCGCGCCTTCCTGCGGGCCATGGGTTCGGCACTGGACGAGTGGCGGGAGTCGGGGTGGGACACCGCGCCGATCGCGGAGCTGTACCGCTCCCGGTGCGATACTCTCGGCCGCCGCGTGCGGGTCACGATGCCGGGCGACACCGAGCTGGTGGGCGTCGCGACCGACATCGACGAGCACGGTCGGGTGGTGATCGTGCCCGAGTCGGGGGACACCACGCCGGTCGCCGTCTCGGCGGGCGACGTCACTCACCTCCGCGCGCTCGACGCCTGA
- a CDS encoding PH domain-containing protein, with translation MSFPQDALGHEEDLILHRHPHWKMLVLPVLTFLVATLLAGFLVGLIGRSLESTARSAALIAVAVVWVGLIAWRTAVPVLRWRSTHFVVTDRRVLVRQGVLSHSGIDIPVRRVSNVQFRHGLLDRLLKTGTLVIVASSDDPLEFDDIPDVERVHSLLYHQVFDSQNHGWDDGDDLGPARTT, from the coding sequence ATGTCGTTTCCGCAGGACGCACTGGGGCACGAGGAGGACCTGATCCTGCATCGGCACCCGCACTGGAAGATGCTCGTGCTGCCGGTGCTGACGTTCCTCGTCGCGACGCTTCTCGCGGGCTTCCTCGTGGGTCTGATCGGACGGTCGCTGGAGTCCACGGCGCGGTCCGCCGCGCTGATCGCCGTCGCGGTGGTGTGGGTCGGGCTGATCGCCTGGCGCACCGCTGTCCCCGTACTGCGGTGGCGGTCCACACATTTCGTCGTGACCGACCGACGCGTCCTCGTCCGCCAGGGTGTGCTGTCGCACTCGGGCATCGACATCCCGGTACGCCGGGTGTCCAACGTGCAGTTCCGTCACGGTCTTCTCGACCGGCTCCTGAAGACCGGCACCCTGGTGATCGTGGCGAGCTCCGACGACCCCCTCGAGTTCGACGACATCCCCGACGTCGAGCGGGTCCACTCCCTGCTGTACCACCAGGTCTTCGACTCCCAGAATCACGGCTGGGACGACGGAGACGATCTCGGTCCCGCGCGCACTACGTAG
- a CDS encoding response regulator transcription factor, which translates to MTEVLLAEDDEAIATPLSRALGREGYTVTVEQTGPAALSRALEGSFDLLILDLGLPGMDGLEVCRQIRATRSDLAVLMLTARTDEVDFVVGLDAGADDYVSKPFRVAELMARVRALLRRRGAASEDGTIEVGGLRLEPAARRVLLDGHEIPLANKEYELLKILLDHAGQVVSRETILREVWGDAELRGSKTLDMHMSWLRRKIGDEGSVAERRIATVRGVGFRINTD; encoded by the coding sequence GTGACCGAAGTCCTGCTCGCCGAAGACGATGAAGCCATCGCGACCCCGCTGTCCCGCGCACTCGGACGAGAGGGGTACACGGTGACGGTCGAGCAGACCGGTCCGGCAGCGCTCTCGCGCGCCCTGGAAGGCTCGTTCGATCTCCTGATCCTCGATCTCGGGCTCCCCGGGATGGACGGCCTCGAGGTGTGCCGGCAGATCCGCGCCACCAGGTCCGACCTCGCCGTCCTGATGCTCACCGCACGCACCGACGAGGTCGACTTCGTCGTCGGTCTCGACGCGGGAGCCGACGACTACGTGAGCAAGCCCTTCCGCGTCGCCGAGCTCATGGCGCGGGTCCGGGCCCTGCTCCGGCGCCGCGGCGCGGCCTCCGAGGACGGCACCATCGAGGTGGGCGGCCTGCGCCTCGAACCCGCCGCACGGCGCGTCCTGCTCGACGGCCACGAGATCCCCCTGGCCAACAAGGAGTACGAACTTCTCAAGATCCTGCTCGACCATGCCGGTCAGGTGGTCTCGCGCGAGACCATTCTGCGCGAGGTGTGGGGCGACGCCGAGCTGCGCGGCTCGAAGACGCTGGACATGCACATGTCCTGGCTGCGCCGCAAGATCGGCGACGAGGGCTCGGTGGCCGAACGACGCATCGCGACCGTGCGCGGCGTCGGCTTCCGGATCAACACGGACTGA
- a CDS encoding ATP-binding protein yields the protein MRRRILQSILAVVILTGMLLGIPLTYTAWLWVEDFTRGDLRTRLERMASEIIDQEGGDGRVDGGLDTASLRLVVPMGGRLVVVYPTPENPASRMDIGAPSVEDPIEESLSMGTSGSLLLEVPSDEMRTAQKQAVGAVALVVLASIAAGTVVAVLTSRRLSTPLQHVAGRAARLAEGDFRKDPTRHGIPELDRVSDVLDSASVEIVGRLQREHSLVADVSHQLRSRLTAVRLRLDELSGHPDPEVVTEANEAMAQVDRLTTAIDDLVRSSRSDGAADASTVRVRGELEPVIDDWRGPFADAGRDLELRGDSSVTALVTGSRLREAVSVLLHNALDHGGGRCVVTVRLVGESRAPAQDGPRPPVVVEVSDEGTGVKDELAPHIFDRGFSGAGSTGVGLALARALVEADGGRLELQRRRPALFAVFLPAARVDQVIPAGMSEPR from the coding sequence ATGAGGCGTCGGATCCTGCAGTCGATCCTCGCGGTCGTCATCCTCACCGGCATGCTGCTCGGCATCCCGTTGACCTACACCGCCTGGCTGTGGGTCGAGGACTTCACTCGCGGCGACCTGCGCACCCGGCTCGAGCGCATGGCGTCCGAGATCATCGATCAGGAGGGCGGGGACGGCCGCGTGGACGGCGGCCTCGACACCGCCTCGCTGCGTCTCGTCGTGCCCATGGGCGGGCGCCTCGTCGTCGTCTACCCCACCCCCGAGAACCCGGCGTCCCGCATGGACATCGGCGCACCGTCCGTCGAGGATCCGATCGAGGAGTCCCTCTCGATGGGCACCTCCGGGTCGCTGCTCCTCGAAGTGCCGTCCGACGAGATGCGCACCGCCCAGAAGCAGGCCGTCGGCGCGGTGGCGCTCGTCGTCCTGGCCTCGATCGCGGCCGGCACCGTCGTCGCCGTCCTCACGTCCCGTCGACTCTCCACGCCCCTGCAGCACGTCGCGGGGCGGGCCGCCCGGCTGGCCGAGGGCGATTTCCGCAAGGACCCCACCCGCCACGGCATTCCCGAACTCGACCGGGTGTCCGACGTGCTGGACTCCGCATCGGTGGAGATCGTGGGGCGCCTGCAACGCGAACACTCCCTCGTCGCGGACGTCTCCCACCAGTTGCGCAGCCGTCTCACCGCGGTGCGCCTGCGTCTCGACGAGCTGTCCGGCCACCCCGATCCCGAGGTGGTCACCGAGGCCAACGAGGCGATGGCCCAGGTGGACCGGCTCACCACCGCGATCGACGACCTCGTGCGATCGTCCCGCAGTGACGGCGCGGCCGACGCCTCGACCGTGCGCGTACGCGGCGAACTCGAACCCGTCATCGACGACTGGCGCGGGCCGTTCGCCGATGCCGGCCGCGACCTCGAGCTGCGCGGCGACTCGTCGGTCACCGCCCTGGTCACGGGTTCCCGGCTCCGCGAGGCGGTGTCGGTGCTGCTGCACAACGCGCTGGACCACGGCGGCGGGCGCTGCGTCGTCACGGTGCGCCTCGTGGGGGAGTCGCGTGCACCCGCGCAGGACGGACCACGGCCGCCCGTGGTCGTGGAGGTCTCCGACGAGGGAACCGGTGTCAAAGACGAACTCGCGCCGCACATCTTCGACCGTGGCTTCTCCGGCGCCGGATCCACCGGGGTGGGCCTCGCCCTCGCCCGCGCGCTGGTCGAGGCGGACGGGGGACGACTCGAACTGCAGCGCCGACGTCCGGCGCTCTTCGCGGTGTTCCTGCCCGCGGCACGCGTCGACCAGGTGATCCCGGCCGGGATGTCCGAACCGCGCTGA
- a CDS encoding TetR family transcriptional regulator produces the protein MTAPDFYSELRTLRLERVLDAGVEIIADRGWDGLSMTEVAKRSGVPRQSLYKEVGTKDDLGRAVVDREVERFLEQVRTGLAAHPDSFEDGISAAVRGVLEHGRANVALAAVLRPGHDSGLLALVTVHPDAVLGHANGAVGALVGERAPDALVDCVVRLTLSHLVQPSVDVDEAVDRIDRVVRGFA, from the coding sequence GTGACTGCGCCCGACTTCTATTCCGAACTGCGGACTCTGCGACTCGAGCGGGTGCTCGACGCCGGGGTGGAGATCATCGCCGACCGCGGGTGGGACGGCCTGAGCATGACCGAGGTCGCGAAGCGTTCCGGGGTGCCCCGGCAGAGCCTCTACAAGGAGGTGGGTACCAAGGACGACCTCGGTCGCGCCGTCGTGGACCGCGAGGTCGAGCGATTCCTGGAGCAGGTGCGCACCGGGCTGGCAGCGCATCCCGACAGCTTCGAGGACGGCATCTCCGCTGCTGTTCGGGGCGTGCTCGAACACGGTCGGGCCAATGTCGCTCTCGCAGCCGTTCTGCGGCCGGGGCACGATTCGGGTCTGCTCGCCCTGGTCACGGTCCACCCCGACGCCGTGTTGGGCCACGCGAACGGTGCCGTCGGTGCGTTGGTGGGCGAGAGAGCGCCGGACGCGTTGGTGGACTGCGTGGTTCGACTGACGCTGAGCCATCTGGTGCAACCGTCCGTGGACGTGGACGAGGCGGTGGATCGCATCGACCGGGTGGTCCGCGGGTTCGCCTGA